In the genome of Epinephelus fuscoguttatus linkage group LG4, E.fuscoguttatus.final_Chr_v1, the window CTGTTTTTAGTTTTCAAGGTGGTAAAGAATGTCTTGTGAACCATAGATAGGTAAGTTCAAGAGAGAGGTGAATAACAGAGATTAGGCTCAAAATTAGGGATGTACCATCACTCAGTTCTTGCGGGGTGGGGTCCAAAACCTGCCAGCCGTCATTTCCTTTGGGGAGATCAACTCTCCTCATCCAGGACTCGACCCAACAATGGAAGTTCCTAAAATCataagaagaggagagaaggcaaTCATTTGTTACATTAGTTGAAGTGATGTCTTCCACTAAATCTTATTTAAATTCCATGTGTGTGCGCATATGTTCTGACCAGCTACTgtcttctctgtctcttctgtCAACACTCTCCAGTCTTTCATTCAGCAGGAAGTCTATAGAGAGGTTTCCATCGACATCATGGGCAGAGGAGAAGTTGGTGATGAGGCGTGTTGGGATTCCCAGACAGCGCAGCACTGTAAAGATAACACACATCACACTTAGACAATTCGTTCCTTTCTTCCCACCTACTTCCTACCTTTACTAcctccctttttttaaaaatttggcTCCACAAATTGGCTTAGGTCTGATGATATTAAAGGAGTATGTCACCACCCAACAATGATCATTTATATATATCCATTACTCACAGCTTGTTGCCttgaatttgcatttttttttttgcatctccaCAGTGAACTGAGAATcagggtccacatttaacaacagcaaactatGTATATCAAAATTTCTGTTTACAAACCATCACACGATTCATGCCGCATAATCCTGTCAttcatccagtcatatgctcagtgcttctGATAAACAAGCATTTTCGCTAAAACCTTGCAGGCTCAAGTGTTTTACATTCgtctgggaagtactgagcatatgactggataaatcagacttagattatactgcatgagtcatgtgagtgtttgtaaaccgatgttttgatatagttttgctgttgttagacATGGTCcccatgacttcaattcatgaagaatgttcagCTTTTTAGGATTCTCCAtttaccatggaggcatgcgagaaaaacaaagatttcttcacaaatttaagaTAGCACAGGGTAAGTAATTCATATACAAATAGTCACTCTGTGGgtaaagtatttctttaaaagttTTGGAGAATTGGGGACAcattttatgctaagctaaattaGCTGGCTGCTAGTTGCAGCTACATCTACCATGTAGAGAGtgttatcattgtttttatctgaagtgtatttatcaaaatgttaaattattCCTCCAAAAGGATGCCTGTGCAATCAATAGCAATTACTCCTGaaaacacttgtttttctttcatcttcattaCTCTTACTCTTTAGGATTATTCAATTGTGCAACAGTGAAATCTGTCACAGCCTCACCTGTGCAGGCGACGGCAGCAAACACCCAGCACTGGCCATATTTCACTGCCCTAACCCCGGCCTTGCTCCACTTTTGGAGGATTGGTACGCTGCCGGTCCATTTGTACGGTGCCACTCCGTCAGAATACGGCTCTTGCCAGCGACCACTCAATACACCCCTGTCCCCGTTAGAGTTAATCTGGATGGGTGGAGACAACacgttgagacatttcactgcaTGAAGCACTGGTTTGGATATAAGAAATGTATCTCCCTTACCATATATATGTATAGGACTGTATATGGAGATCATTTGTCAATCAAACAGTAAAAGTTTAAACACGGAAAATGAACACTTTCATGAACTGTATATTGATAAATCACTTATTAGTATCACATACGCTATCACTGTGACAAAGGTAACTgaatgcaattttttttcttgtactgGTGTTAAACTGTCAGTATTGTTTCAGCAGCGAGTAGAGGAGATCATCACCATCGCAGTGATTATCCTGCTGATATAGACGGGGTCAAATCTGTGCTCCATGTCCTTTTTTGAGTTTCTCAGGGCATCATTGGAGTTGTCCAGGACTTCAAAACAGATGTCCATCACATAGTCCTCAAACTGAGagacatagagagagagaggggagcaaagaaaagaaaagaatggTTGTTGAACAGGAGGTTTCTCAACCATTTGTTTTACAGATTTCAAGTCACAGTTGTTTCCCATTcttcgctctgtgtgtgtgtatgtgtgtgtctgttataccacctcctgtctgtccatctgtctgtcatctatctgtttgtcttcctctctgccCTCCCAGTGACTTGTGAAGGAACAAGCCCTTGTTTGTGTGGTTTGGCTAAATTCTGACACCTCCCACCCAGAAGTTTCCTCCGTCCAACAGACAGATTTCCTGATCCAGCCAAAGCCTCCAAGTCTATGCTGTCACACTGCTGTGACAATTCACACAGGCCACCCACTGGCCTGACAGATGCGCACATACTCTCATTCAcatacatctgtgtgtgagtgagtgagtgagtgagtgtgtgtgtgtgtgtgtgtgtgtgtgtgtgtgtgtgtgtgagagagagagacagagagacagacagagagagagagagagagagagagagagagagagagagagagagagagagacagagacagagttaccTGTCCATAATTCCAGTGGATACTTCTGATGTAATCCCAGGTGCCCATGAAAATGACTCCATCTTCATTCATTATATACTCCCGGAGCAGACTCTCGTCAGGGAGGTACACCACATCAtctggtacacacacacacacacacacacacacacacacacacacacagaccatgAGACCATGAGTACACTTATATCCTATCCTGTTCACTCATTGATATAATTTGTTTTCTAATAACTGATGCCATATTAGAAACTCCACCCAGTGAGTGAAACATTCACAGGGaacagaagattttttttttggaatgtgTGAGGGCCTCAGTTAGAAAAACATGACACTGTGAGAATTTCAATCatttgatgttttgatgatgcTGCTGATGATCAATGTTCACTGTAGCTGAAAAGTGGTGACAGTGCACCTGTTGTATAGTTTAAATCTTACAtccactctgtttttttttctgttgaaacAATACAAATAATACGTTTTAAAAGCTGCAGTATGTGAATGCAGTCAGTCTTGGGGGAAGCTCACAGCAGAGAGTGTGTGCACCACGCTTTGTGTTTTACCTTTGCACCACGGGTTAAAGAGCAGGTGGAAGTCACTTTTGTTGGTCTTCTGTAAAGTGTGTCCGTCGGGTGACATTACCGACACAGCCAAGCGGTAGTGGCCAATGATAGCATCCGCTGGACTGTGCAGAGTcagcaacattttattctgcGCTTCCTGCTGGTCAAACCACCATTTGTCTCCGGCCCCACGCTCCCTCTGAGCTTTGATCACCACCTCGTCTCTCTTACCTgaagaaacataaaaacactaaTACACTAACACACAATTTATAAAATGGATTGTTGCACTATCATTAGCCAAGTATTGTCTAAATTAACATGATGTCTTAGAAAAACTTTTGTGACCTGTATAAGAAAAATGAAGGAAATACATTTTCGTATATTACAGTATCAAGACAAGATAAAGAGTTTTACTTGCTAGTTTACACAGGAACACTGTTGTTTGGGTCAAGGACTGACTAACTCCTCGCTTAACTACAACTGTTCAATATTCTTTTAGCTATACACTTGGATATCTCAGTCAGGTCATAGGTCATCCTATGAaagctgggggaaaaaaacaaaacactaaagCTGAGCCAAAATAACTGTTTTGGGGTGTGATTAGTGACccagttgtttttttgccaaGTACTTGGTCGATGGTACTAGACACTACTATTGAACTAAACTGGATTAAAATTGATGCAGTACTTTTTAGTGTGCTTACTTACTGCTATACTATTGTTCCTTGTATTGAGTTTACATTGGATCATTGTCAAAACCAAAGTGAGACTGTACTCACCCAGGTGCAGGACCACTTCCAGGTGGTGTCCGGGGGGCAGAGACTTAGAGCACTGCACAGTGATGGAGAAGGGCTGACCCCTGCGCACAATCAGGCGCTTCGTGTCAATCTCCTGGGTGCGGTGAGCCAAGTTGTTTTCATTACTTCTCAGATCCACATCAGTGATCAAACCTAACAGAGACAAAGTTTAACAATCAGTCTGCAACAAACTCAGTCTGTGGTTGGCTGTGATGTTGCTAAATGTAATATTGAAAGTGATGACACCTTGAGTTTAACCTTGTTGTGACTTTACTCagagttgacagaaagttgtATTGTGGTCACATGTCACAAGTTCAACTTGATGACTAAGCTGAACTAGTTTaaaattttgggaaatacagtCTTTCACTATCAGTCAGAGAGTTGCATAAGGAGATTAATACTCTGTAGAGTAAATACagtatgaagctacagccaggagacggctatcttagtttagcataagAGATAAGATTAAGATGAACTTAACtgtctggggaaaaaaatgaaatttgtCTTGCATTTCAGGGTTCACATAAAtccaacacacaacacaacaaacaacacataactacaacaaaataaaacaatgttcaACCAAATAACAAAACCATACTACAGATGCTACAAATCACTCCAGACTTTATGGAAAGTGGATAGGTTGACAGACTGAGGAACAAAAGAGTTTCTCGACTTGTTCAATTGAGCCTGTGGGACTCTAAATCTTCTGTGTAATGCTAAAGCTGTGATTCTTCAAATTACTGTAAGTTTGAAGGGGGGATGGACGTAATGTTACCTACCagagacaacaatttttttcGTACAATCAGCTTGATTCTTGACCCAAGACTGATCCCTGTCCTAGCTAGACTTGTACTTGTTGCAGGAATTAGGATAGGTCATATCGCGCCCAAGTGACGAGTCATGCATCAGCACATTTTTCTCACACGCCATAATCTCCCATAAAGTTTGTAATACggactgcagagagagagacggagcaaGAGATGTAGAcaataaacagacagacaaacagatagatagagagatagGTAGTCTTACCGTGGTTGGCCATTGTAGAATTTGTTCTTGCTCAAGTCTACTCAGTTATTGCTCCAAGTGTCCTCAAGTGTCTTAACACTCTTCTTTTCACATTCAGTGTCCATCACAGTCCTGTATTTATACACACAAGACTGTCCGTCCCACatctctgacacacactcaccccaaaacactcactcactccACCTCATCTTACTCGCTGACCTCTGA includes:
- the tgm2l gene encoding protein-glutamine gamma-glutamyltransferase 2, yielding MANHGLITDVDLRSNENNLAHRTQEIDTKRLIVRRGQPFSITVQCSKSLPPGHHLEVVLHLGKRDEVVIKAQRERGAGDKWWFDQQEAQNKMLLTLHSPADAIIGHYRLAVSVMSPDGHTLQKTNKSDFHLLFNPWCKDDVVYLPDESLLREYIMNEDGVIFMGTWDYIRSIHWNYGQFEDYVMDICFEVLDNSNDALRNSKKDMEHRFDPVYISRIITAMINSNGDRGVLSGRWQEPYSDGVAPYKWTGSVPILQKWSKAGVRAVKYGQCWVFAAVACTVLRCLGIPTRLITNFSSAHDVDGNLSIDFLLNERLESVDRRDREDSSWNFHCWVESWMRRVDLPKGNDGWQVLDPTPQELSDGEFCCGPCPVTAVKEGNLGVKYDAPFVFAEVNADIIHWVIQRDGQRKKLKVDQTTVGRNISTKSVYGDQREDVTLHYKYPEGSKKEREVYEKAGRRVTEAGISAEPGHLKLSIKHPKPVFGTDFDVIVEVKNEGDRDVDAQLTMLAMAVTYNSLRGGECQRQTISVTVPAHSVHKEVLHLRYDDYIKCVSGNTLIRVKAFLEAPGESEPLLSVANIPLSMPEVVIQVPGKAVLWKPVTAYISFTNPLSVPLKGGVFTVEGAGLLLATEIPLKHDILPGHKASLELSFSPMRAGVRKLLVDFDSDKLKDVKGVATVVVL